One window of Pseudomonas urmiensis genomic DNA carries:
- a CDS encoding TetR/AcrR family transcriptional regulator — translation MVRRTRAQMEQTRALLIETARRVFSEQGYSEVSLDDLTAQAGLTRGALYHHFSDKKGLFQAVVGHIDAEMDARLQAISDHAQDPWAGFSNRCRAYLEMAREPEIQRIVLRDARAVLGAPTPAAQLHCVSSLQVLLEGLMAENIVVATAPQALASMIQGALAETALWIANGADQPERLEQGLAAVQLLLDGIRRPLPTAHA, via the coding sequence ATGGTCAGACGCACCCGCGCGCAGATGGAACAGACCCGCGCCCTACTCATCGAAACCGCACGCCGGGTATTTAGCGAGCAGGGTTATAGCGAGGTCTCACTGGATGACCTGACCGCCCAAGCCGGGCTGACCCGTGGTGCGCTGTATCATCATTTCAGCGACAAAAAGGGCTTGTTCCAAGCAGTGGTCGGGCACATCGACGCCGAGATGGACGCCCGCCTGCAAGCCATATCGGACCACGCCCAAGACCCTTGGGCCGGGTTCAGCAACCGTTGTCGCGCCTACCTTGAGATGGCCCGCGAACCTGAGATTCAACGCATCGTGCTACGTGATGCGCGCGCCGTGCTTGGCGCCCCCACGCCAGCGGCGCAGTTGCACTGCGTGAGTTCTTTGCAGGTGCTGCTCGAAGGCTTGATGGCCGAAAACATCGTCGTCGCGACCGCCCCTCAAGCCTTGGCATCGATGATTCAAGGCGCCTTGGCGGAAACCGCATTGTGGATTGCCAATGGCGCTGACCAACCTGAGCGACTTGAGCAAGGGTTGGCTGCGGTGCAGTTGCTGCTCGACGGCATTCGGCGACCATTGCCAACCGCTCACGCTTAG
- a CDS encoding sugar phosphate isomerase/epimerase family protein, which produces MSDRVFSLAALTVLELSPPDMVEVAARAGYSHVGLRLEPATAQEQHFALMADAGLRRQTHQRLSDTGVKVLDVEILRLKADTQVADFRALLEVGAEFGASELLVAGNDANEQRLAENFAALCDLAKPFGIYPHLEFMPWTDARDLAQALRIVECAGRSNAGVLVDAFHFDRSGSSLAQLANAVAQQPQRFRYAQLCDVAGPRPDDMDEILRQARNERRFPGDGDCDLHGLLSALPEAIALSLEIPTRQLLEQGVSAFERAKMALDKTRALLQSR; this is translated from the coding sequence ATGAGCGATCGCGTATTTTCCCTGGCTGCCCTGACCGTCCTGGAGCTGTCCCCACCTGACATGGTCGAGGTCGCCGCCCGCGCCGGGTACAGTCACGTAGGCTTGCGCCTGGAGCCGGCAACCGCCCAGGAGCAGCACTTTGCGTTGATGGCCGATGCCGGCTTACGCCGCCAGACCCACCAGCGCCTGAGCGACACCGGGGTGAAGGTGTTGGACGTGGAAATCCTGCGCTTGAAAGCAGACACGCAAGTGGCAGATTTTCGCGCCCTGCTCGAAGTCGGCGCCGAGTTTGGCGCGAGCGAACTGCTGGTCGCGGGCAACGATGCCAATGAACAGCGGCTGGCGGAGAACTTCGCCGCGCTGTGCGATCTGGCCAAGCCCTTTGGCATTTACCCGCACCTGGAGTTCATGCCCTGGACCGACGCCCGCGATCTGGCCCAGGCCTTGCGAATTGTCGAATGCGCCGGGCGCAGCAACGCCGGAGTACTGGTCGACGCCTTTCACTTCGATCGCTCCGGCTCGTCACTGGCGCAGCTGGCAAACGCCGTAGCACAACAGCCGCAACGCTTTCGCTATGCGCAGTTGTGCGATGTGGCCGGCCCACGCCCGGATGACATGGATGAGATCCTGCGCCAGGCACGTAATGAACGGCGCTTCCCCGGCGACGGCGATTGCGACCTGCACGGGTTGTTGAGCGCCCTGCCTGAGGCCATCGCGCTGAGCCTTGAGATCCCCACCCGGCAGTTGCTCGAACAAGGCGTCAGCGCCTTCGAGCGGGCGAAGATGGCACTCGACAAAACCCGCGCGCTGCTGCAAAGCCGCTGA
- a CDS encoding FAD-dependent oxidoreductase yields MKRLECDLLVIGSGASGLAAAVTAAHQGLKVIVVEKHATFGGASAWSGGWLWVPGNPLAKRAGIDEDPQQPRTYLKHELGARYDAERIDAFLDNAPRMVAFFEQHTCVKWLDGNAIPDIHGNVPGAALQGHQVIAAPYDARQMGTLIRRMRKTLRETSFLGMPIMAGADLAAFLSMTRSFKAFLHVSKRLIRHLRDLAVHGRAMHLVNGVALVGRLAKSAVDLGVELIESAPARQLIFEQGRVLGALVDSPDGPLRIHASKGVVLAAGGFANDKARRQALFPRTFAASDHLALPPEECCGDGISLGESVGAVLELDVASPAAWAPVSLVRHVDGSSGHFPHIIDRAKPGLIGVLSTGKRFVNEADGYYDYTAAMVAAAPADEEVASWLICDHRFQRRFGLGHSRPFPLPVGPAVRSGYLQRADSIQALAKACGIDPLGLLETVRDFNTHARRGEDPQFGRGSTPYNRKQGDPLITEGNPCVAPIEHAPFYAVKVRPGSFGTFAGLKTNGHAQVLDRNSAPIAGLYAVGTDMASVMAGFYPSGGINLGPAMTFGYIAGRHAAGVHDSQ; encoded by the coding sequence GTGAAGCGTCTGGAGTGTGACTTGCTGGTGATCGGCTCGGGCGCCTCGGGCTTGGCCGCAGCGGTAACCGCTGCTCACCAGGGGCTAAAGGTCATCGTGGTGGAAAAGCACGCAACGTTCGGCGGCGCCAGCGCCTGGTCGGGTGGCTGGCTGTGGGTGCCTGGCAACCCGCTGGCCAAGCGCGCCGGCATCGATGAAGACCCGCAGCAGCCGCGCACTTACCTCAAGCATGAATTGGGCGCGCGCTACGATGCTGAGCGAATCGATGCCTTTCTCGACAATGCACCGCGCATGGTGGCGTTCTTCGAGCAGCACACCTGCGTGAAATGGCTCGATGGCAATGCCATTCCTGATATCCACGGCAACGTACCGGGCGCAGCGCTGCAGGGCCATCAAGTGATCGCTGCGCCTTATGACGCCAGGCAGATGGGCACGCTGATCCGCCGTATGCGCAAGACCCTGCGCGAGACGTCATTCCTGGGTATGCCGATCATGGCCGGCGCCGACCTGGCGGCGTTTCTGAGCATGACCCGTTCGTTCAAAGCGTTCCTGCATGTGAGCAAACGCTTGATCAGGCACCTGCGCGATCTAGCCGTGCATGGCCGCGCCATGCACCTGGTCAATGGCGTTGCGCTGGTGGGGCGCCTGGCCAAGTCAGCGGTTGACCTGGGGGTTGAGCTGATCGAATCCGCGCCGGCGCGCCAACTGATTTTCGAACAAGGCCGGGTGCTGGGCGCGCTGGTCGACAGCCCGGACGGCCCACTGCGCATCCATGCCAGCAAGGGTGTGGTGCTGGCGGCGGGCGGCTTTGCCAACGACAAGGCACGGCGCCAGGCCCTGTTCCCGCGCACCTTTGCAGCGAGCGACCATCTTGCCTTGCCGCCAGAAGAATGCTGCGGTGATGGCATCAGCCTGGGCGAGTCAGTCGGTGCGGTGCTAGAGCTCGATGTCGCCTCGCCAGCGGCGTGGGCGCCGGTTTCGCTGGTACGCCACGTCGATGGCAGCAGCGGACATTTCCCACACATCATCGACCGGGCCAAACCCGGCCTGATCGGCGTGCTGTCCACCGGCAAGCGCTTCGTCAATGAGGCCGACGGCTACTACGACTACACCGCGGCCATGGTCGCCGCAGCACCGGCGGATGAAGAGGTGGCCTCGTGGCTGATCTGCGATCACCGGTTCCAGCGCCGCTTTGGCCTGGGCCATTCGCGCCCGTTCCCGCTACCGGTTGGGCCTGCTGTGCGCAGCGGCTATTTGCAGCGCGCAGACAGCATCCAAGCCCTGGCCAAGGCCTGTGGCATCGATCCGCTAGGTTTGCTAGAGACCGTGCGCGACTTCAACACCCATGCGCGCAGGGGGGAAGACCCGCAATTTGGCCGCGGTTCGACGCCGTATAACCGCAAGCAGGGCGATCCACTGATCACCGAGGGGAACCCTTGTGTGGCGCCTATCGAGCACGCTCCGTTCTACGCGGTAAAAGTGCGGCCCGGCAGCTTTGGCACCTTCGCGGGGCTAAAAACCAACGGCCATGCGCAAGTGCTGGACCGCAACTCAGCGCCAATCGCCGGCCTTTACGCCGTGGGCACCGACATGGCCAGCGTCATGGCCGGCTTCTATCCCTCCGGCGGGATCAACCTGGGGCCGGCGATGACCTTCGGTTATATCGCCGGGCGGCATGCTGCGGGGGTGCACGACAGCCAGTAG
- a CDS encoding MFS transporter: protein MANPYRELFQVPGAKGFTLAGLLARLPLPMTGIGIITMLSQLRGSYALAGAVSATFVLTFAVLSPQVSRLVDQHGQRRVLPLAAALSVLGILLLLAFSYWQAPVWALLASAALAGCMPSMSAMVRARWTALYRGQANLQTAYALETVLDEVTFIAGPPLSVGFSVVLFAQAGPLVAALLLAIGVFALVAQVGTEPALQPRAATAQRQASVLRLGGVQLLALLMVAMGVIVGTVDIVSVAFAEQQGRPAAASLVLSCYAIGSCAAGLVFGALELQSPLPRLLLLGGLATAVTTLPLLWAGNIAGLAVAVLVAGVFFAPTMIVAMSLVERIVPDSQLTEGMTWLLAGLNVGVAFGAAGAGQMVDLRGANAGFQLALVAGAAVLLVALLGYRQMRGQVARCA from the coding sequence ATGGCAAATCCATACCGCGAGTTGTTTCAAGTGCCGGGCGCCAAGGGCTTTACCCTGGCCGGGCTGTTGGCCCGTCTGCCATTGCCCATGACCGGCATCGGCATCATCACCATGCTGTCGCAACTGCGCGGCAGTTATGCCCTGGCCGGCGCGGTGTCGGCCACCTTTGTGCTGACCTTTGCCGTGCTCTCGCCACAGGTTTCACGCTTGGTCGATCAACACGGCCAGCGGCGGGTGTTGCCGCTGGCTGCTGCGCTGAGCGTGCTGGGGATTTTGCTGCTGCTGGCTTTCAGCTATTGGCAGGCGCCGGTCTGGGCGCTGCTGGCCAGCGCGGCGTTGGCCGGCTGCATGCCGAGCATGTCGGCCATGGTGCGCGCGCGCTGGACGGCGCTGTATCGCGGCCAGGCCAATCTACAGACGGCCTACGCGTTAGAGACCGTCCTCGATGAAGTGACTTTCATCGCCGGCCCGCCGTTGTCGGTCGGTTTCAGTGTGGTGCTGTTTGCCCAAGCAGGTCCGCTGGTTGCCGCCCTGTTGTTGGCTATCGGCGTGTTCGCGCTGGTAGCCCAGGTGGGTACTGAGCCAGCGCTACAGCCAAGGGCGGCGACAGCTCAGCGGCAAGCCTCGGTCTTGCGTCTTGGCGGTGTGCAGCTGTTGGCGCTGTTGATGGTCGCCATGGGGGTGATCGTAGGCACTGTCGACATCGTCAGTGTGGCCTTCGCCGAGCAGCAGGGCAGGCCGGCTGCGGCCAGCCTGGTGTTGTCGTGTTACGCCATTGGCTCGTGCGCGGCTGGGCTGGTGTTCGGTGCACTCGAGCTGCAATCGCCGTTGCCCAGATTGCTTTTGCTCGGTGGGTTGGCCACGGCGGTGACCACCTTGCCCTTGTTGTGGGCGGGGAACATCGCGGGCCTGGCCGTGGCAGTACTGGTTGCAGGGGTGTTTTTTGCACCGACCATGATCGTGGCGATGTCGCTGGTCGAACGCATCGTGCCTGACAGCCAACTGACCGAGGGCATGACCTGGTTGCTGGCAGGGCTGAATGTCGGCGTGGCGTTCGGCGCGGCGGGGGCGGGGCAGATGGTGGATCTGCGGGGTGCCAATGCCGGTTTTCAGCTGGCGTTGGTGGCTGGCGCAGCGGTTTTACTGGTGGCGCTTTTAGGCTATCGACAGATGCGAGGGCAGGTGGCGCGGTGCGCATGA
- a CDS encoding DUF4880 domain-containing protein, with amino-acid sequence MTPLASDESSLDPHVVEQAMLWMVRLQSGVSSAGEQLACHRWRQESPAHEQAWQRLNGIGQGLRDGTRGLSAGNVRGLLQARALTSRRAVLKGFAGAGVLIASGYGVSQRSLMPTLFSDYGTSTGERRSLSFDSGVAVQLDTRSALDSEFAAGLRVLTLNQGRMLLTLQQGAQVALRTADVWVRPQPLARLLVSQERSATLVQLLDGGARVEQPRGQRFELRAGWQQRFSDSLAGALAPLPAGAAAWTQGLLLAERLPLGQLLTELDRYRPGVLRCDPRIANLQASGSFSIDQPEASLDLLTQVLPIRVQRVFGYWASVVPA; translated from the coding sequence ATGACGCCGCTGGCCTCGGACGAATCATCCCTGGACCCGCACGTGGTCGAGCAGGCGATGCTGTGGATGGTGCGTCTGCAATCGGGTGTCAGCAGCGCAGGCGAGCAGCTGGCCTGCCACCGCTGGCGCCAGGAAAGCCCTGCCCACGAGCAGGCCTGGCAGCGCCTCAATGGTATTGGCCAGGGCCTGCGCGATGGCACTCGCGGATTATCGGCAGGCAACGTCCGCGGGCTGCTCCAGGCGCGAGCGTTGACTTCGCGCAGAGCCGTGCTCAAAGGCTTTGCTGGCGCGGGGGTGTTGATCGCAAGCGGCTACGGGGTCAGCCAACGTAGCCTCATGCCAACCCTGTTCAGTGACTACGGCACCTCGACAGGTGAGCGGCGCAGCCTGTCATTTGACTCGGGCGTGGCGGTGCAACTGGATACCCGCAGCGCACTCGACAGTGAGTTCGCAGCGGGCCTGAGGGTGCTGACCCTCAACCAGGGGCGGATGCTGCTAACGCTGCAGCAGGGCGCGCAGGTCGCGCTGCGCACTGCTGATGTGTGGGTCCGGCCACAGCCGCTGGCGCGCCTGCTGGTCAGCCAGGAGCGCTCCGCCACCCTGGTGCAGTTACTCGATGGCGGGGCACGGGTCGAGCAGCCGCGCGGGCAACGCTTCGAGCTGCGCGCTGGCTGGCAGCAAAGGTTCAGCGACTCGCTTGCCGGTGCCTTGGCGCCATTGCCGGCAGGCGCTGCGGCGTGGACCCAGGGGCTGCTGCTGGCCGAGCGCTTGCCACTGGGGCAACTGCTCACGGAACTGGACCGCTATCGGCCCGGCGTACTGCGCTGCGATCCACGTATCGCCAACCTGCAGGCCAGTGGTTCGTTCTCCATCGATCAGCCGGAGGCCAGCCTGGATCTGCTGACCCAGGTTTTGCCGATTCGCGTGCAACGGGTATTCGGCTATTGGGCTAGCGTCGTGCCGGCTTGA
- a CDS encoding sigma-70 family RNA polymerase sigma factor, whose translation MSPSSSNDVGELYLQHHSWIVAMLRRRLGNREQALDIAQDTFVKLLRSELPPLLREPRAYLCTVASRLCLQHFRRQALEAAYLDSLALIEPQHQPSEETRLLVLEALDAVGQVLDGLGSRVREIFLLSQLDGLTYPQIAEQLGLTVNVVQKAMLKAYRHCYAAVYQQ comes from the coding sequence ATGTCGCCCTCCAGCTCAAACGATGTCGGTGAGCTCTACCTCCAGCACCACAGCTGGATCGTAGCCATGCTCCGGCGTCGCCTGGGCAATCGCGAGCAAGCGTTGGATATCGCCCAGGACACCTTCGTCAAGCTGTTGCGCAGCGAACTGCCACCGCTGCTGCGCGAACCGCGTGCCTACCTGTGTACGGTCGCCAGTCGCCTGTGCCTGCAGCATTTTCGCCGGCAGGCGCTGGAGGCGGCCTATCTCGACAGCCTGGCGCTGATCGAGCCCCAGCATCAGCCTTCGGAAGAAACCCGCTTGTTGGTGCTTGAGGCGCTCGATGCCGTGGGCCAGGTACTCGACGGCCTCGGTAGCCGGGTACGGGAAATCTTCCTGCTGTCGCAACTCGATGGCCTGACCTACCCGCAAATCGCCGAGCAGTTGGGGCTGACTGTCAACGTGGTGCAAAAGGCCATGCTCAAGGCCTATCGGCACTGCTATGCAGCGGTCTACCAGCAATGA
- a CDS encoding IclR family transcriptional regulator, with translation MPSAVSNTESTHAGLLERGLAILEMLASSAQGIALSDISDTLHIPRSATHRLLNTLCENGYVRQQQERGTYVLTCKLQVLAFTHLGADGTVDAVQPVLNRLAAEVGELVRLSVVDEDCLTWVARAQGARAGLRYDPDMGMEAKLSCSASGYAWLATLDNQRALALVEQQGFGRAEHYGPNAPQSVETLLPRIESARTLGYALAIQTFADWMAAIAVPLMHPRSGKAIGVLSVAGPVFRLGEARLHQIAPALLAAAAEIQQLIPGSPALMSPGLTAINAQQGTQA, from the coding sequence ATGCCAAGCGCTGTGAGTAACACCGAATCGACCCACGCAGGCTTGCTCGAGCGTGGCTTGGCGATCCTCGAAATGCTCGCCAGCAGCGCTCAAGGCATCGCCCTTAGCGACATCTCGGACACCCTGCATATTCCCCGCAGCGCCACCCACCGGCTGTTGAACACCCTGTGTGAAAACGGCTACGTGCGTCAGCAACAGGAGCGTGGCACCTATGTGCTGACTTGCAAGCTGCAGGTGCTGGCGTTCACTCACCTGGGCGCCGATGGCACGGTCGATGCGGTGCAGCCGGTGCTCAATCGCCTGGCCGCCGAGGTGGGCGAGCTGGTGCGTCTGTCGGTGGTGGACGAGGACTGTTTGACCTGGGTGGCCCGCGCCCAAGGCGCCCGCGCCGGGCTGCGCTATGACCCTGACATGGGCATGGAGGCCAAGCTCTCCTGTTCGGCCAGTGGCTACGCGTGGCTGGCGACCCTGGATAACCAGCGCGCATTGGCACTGGTCGAGCAGCAGGGTTTTGGTCGGGCAGAACACTACGGTCCTAACGCGCCCCAGAGCGTAGAAACGCTGCTGCCGCGAATCGAATCGGCGCGCACCTTGGGCTATGCGCTGGCGATTCAGACCTTCGCCGATTGGATGGCGGCTATCGCCGTGCCGTTGATGCATCCGCGCAGTGGCAAGGCGATTGGCGTGCTCAGCGTTGCCGGGCCGGTGTTTCGCCTTGGCGAAGCGCGCTTGCACCAGATCGCCCCGGCGTTGCTCGCGGCGGCCGCCGAAATCCAGCAGTTGATTCCCGGCTCGCCCGCCCTGATGAGCCCAGGGCTTACGGCCATCAACGCCCAACAGGGGACTCAAGCGTGA
- a CDS encoding sigma-70 family RNA polymerase sigma factor, producing the protein MPDSAAAPQASLSTLYRDHRSWLESWLRRRLGDSWEAADLAQDTFVRVLAAQHTQTLPSLREPRAYLLTVGKRLLVNHYQRRSLERAYLEALANLPQALAPSPEQRWLLLETLHALDELLDGLPRAVRQAFLWSQLEGIDYSTIGERLGVSERTVKRYMAKAYEHCLLVDL; encoded by the coding sequence ATGCCTGACTCTGCCGCGGCACCCCAAGCGTCCCTCAGCACACTTTATCGCGACCACCGCAGCTGGCTGGAAAGCTGGCTGCGCAGGCGCTTGGGCGACAGCTGGGAGGCTGCCGACCTGGCTCAGGACACCTTCGTCCGGGTGCTGGCCGCCCAGCACACGCAAACCCTGCCGAGTCTGCGTGAGCCGCGGGCCTATCTGCTGACCGTGGGCAAGCGGCTGCTGGTCAATCATTACCAGCGCCGTAGTCTTGAGCGAGCTTACCTGGAAGCGCTGGCCAACCTGCCGCAGGCGCTAGCGCCGTCGCCGGAGCAGCGCTGGTTGCTGCTGGAGACCTTGCACGCGCTGGATGAACTGCTCGATGGCCTGCCACGCGCAGTGCGTCAGGCGTTTCTCTGGTCGCAACTCGAAGGTATCGACTACAGCACCATCGGCGAGCGTCTGGGCGTCTCTGAGCGTACCGTCAAACGCTACATGGCCAAGGCCTACGAGCATTGCCTGCTGGTGGACCTGTGA
- a CDS encoding substrate-binding periplasmic protein, whose amino-acid sequence MIERRPGRLWLLVLCWVLTPKLALAADDCRHLTATGNPEYPPYLWRDPDNPEQLIGANADLLKHLAKTLGLEVQVVYSGPWSRAQEDVRTGSIDMMAGYFITQARQQTMDFIKPAFLSTPSVVWVRRGEGFAYHGWADLKGRNGGTLVNNSHGQAFDDYAKANLNLEAVPSASQAFLKLVHKRNDYLIYEQYPGMALAQTLGLDKGLQVLQPAVSSEGLYLALSQASPCNQPRLREQLAQKMTEIVASDLPQQWLQRNLQVWQRQQPPRAEPQR is encoded by the coding sequence ATGATCGAGCGCCGCCCCGGGCGGTTGTGGTTGCTGGTGCTGTGTTGGGTGTTGACCCCCAAGCTGGCCCTGGCAGCCGACGACTGTCGACACCTGACCGCCACAGGCAATCCTGAATATCCCCCCTATCTGTGGCGTGACCCAGACAACCCAGAGCAGCTGATCGGCGCCAATGCCGACTTGCTCAAGCACCTGGCCAAAACGCTTGGGCTTGAGGTGCAGGTGGTCTATAGCGGCCCCTGGTCACGGGCCCAGGAAGATGTGCGTACCGGCAGCATCGACATGATGGCCGGCTACTTCATCACCCAAGCCCGGCAACAGACCATGGACTTCATCAAACCCGCGTTTCTCTCGACCCCCAGCGTGGTTTGGGTGCGCCGGGGTGAAGGCTTTGCCTATCACGGTTGGGCTGACCTCAAAGGGCGCAATGGCGGCACCTTGGTCAACAACAGCCATGGCCAGGCCTTCGACGACTACGCCAAGGCCAACCTCAACCTCGAAGCGGTGCCCAGCGCCAGCCAGGCGTTTCTGAAATTGGTGCACAAGCGCAACGACTACCTGATCTATGAGCAGTATCCAGGCATGGCGCTGGCGCAGACATTGGGCTTGGACAAGGGGTTGCAGGTCCTGCAGCCGGCGGTTTCCAGTGAAGGATTGTACCTGGCGCTGTCGCAGGCATCGCCCTGCAACCAGCCACGGCTGCGCGAGCAGCTGGCGCAGAAGATGACAGAGATCGTCGCCAGCGACTTACCCCAGCAATGGCTGCAGCGAAATCTGCAAGTGTGGCAGCGCCAGCAGCCACCGCGAGCCGAGCCCCAGCGCTGA
- a CDS encoding TonB-dependent siderophore receptor has protein sequence MQTRLTPLAAAVRGVLFGLAVAWVQPVAQAAQATVEQADVRSYDIAAGSLDSVLGQFGQQAGVMVAVDSQLSNGLNSPGLRGQFALDQALAQLIAGTGLQPVTVAPGRYRLIAQVSSTGAMELGATSISAAGLGATTEGTGSYTTGSTSTATKLNLSIRETPQTISVITRQRMDDQQLHSMSEVLNQTPGVTMSQDGGERFNIYSRGSAINTYQFDGVTTYQENQTRNMPSTLMDMAIYDRVEVVRGATGLMTGAGDPSGVVNVVRKRPTRDFQAYLQGGLGSWDYQRLEADVSGPLTATGNLRGRVVAAKQLNNTFMQWYQQDRDILYGVLEADLTDSTVLRFSIDHQRYRPTGAQGVPMIYTNGQQTDFSRSKSSGARWNSDRFETNNYTLGIEQQLANDWQLKVATTFMDVDRDTFGGSYSSSTNRAYITPEGIATIDQSWAQATQHQRAVDATVQGPFELLGQTHELIVGANYLDYVNHHYASSGPDVLVDYDHWSNELPKPDRDGFTPFMTYDVDTRQSGYFAAGRFNLSDSLHLILGARVSNYRYNYYLELLSSSAAPQDYSMTERGVVTPYAGLVYDLTAEQSVYVSYTDIFKPQSSQDSSGKVLDPVVGKNYELGWKGEFYEGRLNANVAAYLIKRDNVAELDAGQTVPGTGNDAYKAVSGAKTQGLDLELSGELSPGWELQAGYSHSRTEDAQGQRLTTQLPLDSFRLWTTYKLAGDWNRLTVGGGASWNSSNSLYFSRYNSRVGQDDYAVFNLMARYRLSDHLSTTLNLNNLFDEKYYSGFSGSYGHYGAPRNVMMNVRYDF, from the coding sequence ATGCAAACTCGCCTTACTCCCCTTGCAGCTGCCGTGCGCGGCGTGTTGTTCGGCCTTGCCGTGGCCTGGGTCCAGCCTGTCGCGCAGGCGGCCCAAGCCACTGTCGAGCAGGCCGACGTGCGCAGCTATGACATTGCAGCAGGAAGCCTGGACAGCGTATTAGGCCAGTTCGGTCAGCAAGCGGGGGTAATGGTTGCGGTGGATTCGCAGCTCTCCAATGGCCTGAACAGTCCTGGTCTGCGCGGCCAATTCGCGCTCGACCAGGCGCTTGCTCAACTGATCGCCGGGACTGGCCTGCAGCCAGTGACAGTGGCACCGGGGCGCTATCGTTTGATCGCTCAGGTCAGCTCAACCGGTGCCATGGAGCTGGGCGCAACCAGCATCAGTGCCGCAGGGTTGGGTGCCACCACCGAAGGCACCGGCTCCTATACCACCGGCTCGACCAGCACTGCGACCAAGTTGAACCTGTCGATTCGCGAAACCCCGCAGACCATCAGCGTGATCACCCGCCAGCGCATGGACGATCAGCAACTGCACAGCATGTCCGAGGTACTCAACCAGACCCCTGGGGTGACCATGTCCCAGGACGGCGGCGAGCGCTTCAACATCTACTCGCGCGGCAGCGCGATCAATACCTATCAGTTCGACGGCGTCACCACCTACCAGGAAAACCAGACCCGTAACATGCCCAGCACGCTGATGGACATGGCCATCTACGACCGGGTCGAAGTGGTGCGCGGCGCCACCGGCTTGATGACCGGTGCGGGCGATCCGAGTGGGGTGGTCAACGTCGTACGCAAGCGCCCGACCCGCGACTTTCAGGCCTACCTGCAGGGCGGGCTAGGCTCGTGGGATTACCAGCGCCTGGAGGCGGATGTCTCCGGCCCCTTGACCGCAACCGGCAACCTGCGCGGGCGAGTGGTTGCGGCCAAGCAGCTGAACAACACCTTCATGCAGTGGTACCAACAGGACCGCGACATTCTCTATGGCGTGCTCGAAGCCGACCTGACTGACAGCACCGTGCTGCGCTTTAGCATCGACCACCAGCGCTACCGGCCGACCGGTGCGCAGGGCGTGCCGATGATCTACACCAACGGCCAGCAGACAGATTTCTCCCGTTCGAAAAGCTCCGGCGCGCGCTGGAACTCCGATCGCTTCGAGACCAACAACTACACCCTGGGCATTGAGCAGCAACTGGCCAACGATTGGCAGTTGAAGGTCGCCACCACCTTCATGGATGTCGACCGCGACACCTTTGGCGGCTCCTATTCGAGCTCGACCAACCGCGCCTACATCACCCCTGAAGGGATCGCGACCATCGACCAGTCCTGGGCCCAAGCCACCCAGCACCAACGCGCTGTGGACGCCACCGTGCAAGGGCCGTTCGAGCTGCTGGGGCAAACTCATGAGTTGATCGTCGGCGCCAACTACCTGGACTACGTCAACCATCATTACGCAAGCAGCGGCCCCGATGTGCTGGTCGACTACGACCACTGGAGCAACGAGCTGCCCAAGCCCGACCGGGACGGATTCACGCCGTTCATGACCTATGACGTCGACACCCGCCAGAGCGGCTATTTTGCGGCGGGGCGCTTCAATCTCAGCGACAGCCTGCACCTGATCCTCGGCGCACGGGTCAGCAACTACCGCTACAACTATTACCTCGAACTGCTCAGCAGCAGTGCCGCTCCCCAAGACTATTCGATGACCGAGCGCGGCGTGGTCACGCCCTATGCCGGACTGGTCTACGACCTCACCGCCGAACAGTCGGTGTATGTCAGCTACACCGACATCTTCAAGCCGCAATCGAGCCAGGACAGCAGCGGCAAGGTGCTGGATCCGGTGGTGGGCAAGAACTACGAACTGGGTTGGAAGGGCGAGTTCTACGAGGGCCGACTCAATGCCAACGTGGCGGCCTACCTGATCAAGCGCGACAACGTCGCCGAACTGGATGCCGGCCAGACGGTGCCGGGCACCGGCAATGATGCCTACAAGGCGGTCAGTGGCGCCAAGACCCAAGGTCTCGACCTGGAACTGTCCGGCGAGCTCAGCCCAGGTTGGGAATTGCAGGCCGGCTACAGCCACTCGCGAACCGAGGATGCCCAAGGCCAGCGCCTGACGACCCAGCTGCCGCTGGACTCCTTCCGCCTGTGGACCACCTACAAGCTAGCCGGTGACTGGAACCGCCTGACCGTAGGCGGCGGGGCTAGCTGGAACTCCAGCAACTCGCTGTACTTCAGCCGCTACAACAGCCGCGTCGGCCAAGACGATTACGCCGTGTTCAACCTGATGGCGCGCTATCGCCTGAGCGATCATCTGTCGACCACCTTGAACCTGAACAACCTGTTCGATGAGAAGTACTACTCCGGCTTTTCCGGCAGCTACGGGCACTATGGCGCGCCGCGTAACGTGATGATGAATGTGCGTTATGACTTTTGA